The region TTTTTATCCATCGCCACGCTAATCGCCATACACGGAATCTTCACGCGTAATCGTCCGATGCCCAATTCGTACAGGGTTTCCTTAGAAAGAGAGATAACAATTTTCACACAGAGTTACCACAATTGAGAGTCGATGTAATCCGCCGAATCAACAGCCACTTTTCACAAATGGAGTGAATTatggaaaaaaatttgttatGCCCGTACTAAACTAAAACAAGTCATTTCATAgattgaaataagttcagaTCTGCGTATGTAATCCAATTAAGTaagattttttaaatgttgAAAATACCAGCTCCCATGTTTTGGGATAAATGACTGCGTATGCAAGCATGCGTAGTACATTGACAAAGCTCCATGGATAGTTTTATACAAAATTGtgttttttcaatgttttaaaaaagCTTACGTCATTTCATAGCTTGAGCAGAGTAAAATGTCTCAGGGTTCATTATCGTTGAACTGATTCCTTCAAATACAATGCTTTTCAACGCCAATCTGAACCTATTTTCAGGGTAATTTTTACTGCCAAATCTAGTAATTTCTGAAAGACCTTTGAACCGATCTATTTGTAAGCAATGGTGTTGACACGGCTTAGAACTTACAAGAACTTCTTGAGTATCACCGTGATCGAAATATTCCTGAATGATCGGTTCGACTACTTTTTTCAGATCTTCCTCGCTCAATTCGGGTTCAACTTCTTTCAGCGTAACCTCTTCCTGCAAGGGTTACAATATATATAGTATCGTTTAACACTGTTCATCTTTGTCAACGATTTGCCACCTGTGGTAAATATCATATCGAAATGGAAGAATTCTATGGAGACAAACCTGAGAATCGGAGTCATAGTTCGGGTCATTGACGTCATTAGTATTGCCGTCGACACCAATTTCCGAACCTGGTCGTCCCCATACACCTTTACCACCAGCTCCACCTAATTATAAAACTAAGTATTGAATAGAATTTCAGGAAGAACTAGGGTTCCAGAGACAGTTTTACTGCTGGCACTTGGGGATATGCTTGACAATCCGgcaatttcaacattcaatGCCCCCTAATGAACAATTACAGCagtcaacgaccttgaaactcagcACAATCATAGTCATGTGCTACAATTTAGCGATTGATTGTGGCTACAAAATGCTATGCATACCAGTAGGTACCAATATATATAAGCCTATGAACCATACCACTCCACAATATGAAGCCATACCAGATAGGCCTGTAACATGTAACGGAagctaatgaccttgaaactcaccaaaatcatggaGCATGTCACAAGCTGcagatttgaaattgattgtgatgaCAAAATATGCGTGAGTACCGATATATGGAATTCCATGTTATTTtgttgttcaacgccccctggtgaacgtATGCAGTAAACCAATGATATGGAAACTCAACACGAAACATGTCATGAGGAGCAACAACTTTGCTATGAGGTAGGCCTAACATAATGTGAAAACCCCCCACTCGGCTTAGGGGTCAATAATGGTTATGTACAACCTAACCATAACCCTAGTACCGCTACTGGTacaataacctttattatacTAGCGCCATATAGGGGAAAAGTGACCTAAATTATAGTTAGACCTCGATCCCAATATAAACGGCAAGCATTCTGCTTTTGCTACACCCACATACAGTAATTAAGTAACTATGTTATCTCCAGTTTATGGACATTTATGGATACAATTAAGattcattgatttgaattggatGTTTTACTGTAGGTGAGTAATACCTTTTTTCGGTAAACCGCGTCCTCTGCCGTTTCGCGATTTGCGGCTATTTTTGCTAAAAGGCTGCGGCTTGATTCCGTGCAGATTACCGAGCACGTCCGCCACCTCACCGTTGATAGCCGGGTCATCGCCCGTACTCAAGCTACGAGTCATGCGCGACGGTCGTTTCGCCTTGCGCATTATTCGCAGCGGCTTGTTCGACAAATCGGTACCCCCATCAATTTCTTCTTCCTCCTCCATAGCGGCTGGGATCTCCTCGTCCCCCAACACTATCTGTCCGTCCACGACTACTGTTGTAGAATTGGAATCGAATTGTTCGTTGTTCGACATCATTTTCACGAGTTTACAGCAGTCTGTGCGCTGGACTAGTGAATAATTACAAAGACCTGGTATTTCGGAAAGACGTGCGAAGGTTGTCAAACGACAATATTTGCGTAAAGCCCCCGAAATTCGACAGTATTTACTCGTAATTTTCAGTAATTAAGCAGCATGGAGgttgttttactttttcagCTTTTCCAAACAAGTAGTCACGTGACGGCATCGGATAACGCTGATTGGTCATAGCGTTTGTTTCAACGGCGCCATCTAGCGTGTTATACGACAACGAAAATGCACGTGCCAGGGGTTAGCGATGAGAGGAGCAATTTTTTGGGTGAAGGGGGACCTGCATTTTTTTGTACTTTATTTATTCCCGAGTGTTCGATAACCGTCGAATCATTGCTGAGCattagaaatgataaaattccTATTTCTTTGGGTCGTCACCTGATGCCAAAGAAAAAATGTTGAAGGGTTTAATTCGGGATCCCCCGAGCCAGCGAGTTCAAGCGTTCCAAGTTAAAAGTTTCAAATGATTTGGCATGGCTATTTAGTTATCATTCTTTAAGATTAATTCTTCCCTATTGAGTTTTCTCAGATCTTTTTCCTGATTACGTGTTCagaaatttttattctaagaaaaatgaaaaactttgtcTTTGACTAAAAAAAGTCGGATTTCAATTAATCTCAGTGCAATCTCTATCGTTACATCTTTAAGCCTTGCAACTGGGATAATTCTGTGATAGCTGTTcctttcataaaatgtttgcCTCAGGGTTTTTTCAGTTGAAAACCAATGTCCCGCGTGCACTGTCAGGTTAGTAATAAAACTTAGGTAAAAGGATCCTCGTATTAAAAGTGTTTGTCCACTTGTCTTGATCTTCGGATTGTGGTAAAAAAACGAGGCTCTACATTAACGTGATAAAACTACGCAATAAATCGCGAGAGCCGAATGAAATATGAGTCCCACTATCACAAGTTcgaaagagattttaaaacatcaaaaatataaagaattaattaaaaactcgaattttcggttttatcctAAAAACCATTCTCAAGAGTGAAACCATTCTCTTGTTTTTaggataaaaccgaaaattcgagtttttaattaagtctttatatttttgatgttttaaaatcgAGGCTCttcattgtaaaaaaaaacgagATTGGGATGCCGGTGTGGTGCCGCTTTAATAACGCCGCGATAAGCGTCGATCGCGCGTATTTCCCTCTCTGCCATTTCGCAGAATAATCAATCATGGCCGCCGACAGGAGGTTAGATCATCCTTACGCAGCAGGCAAAAACATCGACTCGTCTAGGCCGTAAGTATTGCCTGTGCACGTCGTCATTCGGCACGGTCGCGGGGAAAAATGCCTGGGTTCGTTTGCGTCTATTTTCACGCTATTTGCATGATTGAGACGTGCGCAATAACGCTCGGAAGCGAGCTGTTTGCTGCACGGTCGCTTCGGGAACCGATAATGTGACGTCAATTGTGATCACGTgtgacaacaactgaatagtAAATACAAGCACGTGGTGATGTTTTGATTGACCCTTAGAGTTGATAAAGATAAGAAAGACATCATTCAGAGTCTTGATGTTTAATTGTGTGTCAAACTGAAGGTGTGAACAATCCTTGTGGTGCTTTATAGATTATATAACTGTATTGGCCAAAAGGGTTAAAAGCTGTGCATACCGCCATACTGGGAAGTGTCAACAAGTcttatgtctatttcaacttgacttgagagcacatCTGGTGGTCTAGCTCGTTTTGATGGTACATACCTGATGACACTGCATGGCAGGTCTCTGATTGGGTCAGAAATTGGGAGCAGTGACTGCAGTTTAGTGGTGCCAAATTGTAACCATATCCCTTGCCCAGGCCAGTACCATACAATGGAAGGGGTTACCTATACTCTGGCtttccagaaaatatattgATCTTGCTGTTGCGACGACTGAAGTGTTAGGACTTGTTCCTGGCATGTATTAATCGGACACAAAATCATATCATTCATATGAATGAAAGGGATTATCATCCTTATTCCAAGATCATAGAGTGTAGTTTGATTTATGAAGTGCTAGGGTTGCGTATGGGACACAAGTAATATGCATGGAACCTAATGTTAACATTCCTGCTCAAATGCTATCAAAACTCATGAACTTTTCGTTGCATAGTATATAAGGACTGAAAAATCCATTGAAGGATTAGGGTTATAGGGATTGGTTACAGATGTCAGATTATAAATATTGCCGTGTAGTGTTAGGGTTATGATTATTTGACCTTTTGTCccttattaaaatcaatgatatGTGGCTCCCGCAGTCATAGTCAGTCACCTCAGCTTTACTTTCATTTGAATCTGATCAATATAAAATGAGCACTGTCCCTTTCTATAAAGTTTGGCTGTTCGCCAGACTAACAATGTGATTCCTTATTGATTTTGGTAAAATTATGATAGGCATTCAGAATTATGGATTGATTGCCGTATGGATTATCAAACTTAAAGCTgtattaaaaaaattgttgtcGGATTCTATAATCTTTCCAGTGATGTTATTGCTGAGCATATTAGGGGCCACCTTGATTATTCTGAAAATGGAAATGCAAGTATATTATTTATGAGATGGATTAGCTGACTCATTTAGAAAATCCGAAATACCCTAGTTTGGGGTTGAAATGTCCAGACTGTACTGTTATGATTTCAATAGGTGCATGGGCATAAGGCTTTCTAAAAtttgcaaaatttgaaattatcaaaattgttaAAAAGTTAATCGGTAGGTCCTGACGCTTTCCGATGGCTAACAAGCAACCATTGTTGTTTGGCAAATTCACCTGGACCCGGTTgtatagactgagtatcaaagttatccctaggggtaaatccttaaTCTGGGTGACAagccatagtaacaatgagaaaccatgtttataactgacaaatttcaaaatattccctTGGACtgtttttcttccacatctatgaaacccagcctcGGACATTATCCATATTCATGgttatgaatatataatttgaCCACTGTGGGTTCCGTGACTTAGGAGGAGCAAAGGAGCAatgtgatgaaaatatttcctcGCCATTGTCAAGAGCCACACTAATATTAAGATTTCGATTTTCTATTAGATTAATCATACAACACACGCAGCAAGGAAGGGCGCCGTCGCCCCCGCAAAATTATTCATCAGCAACTCAAAGAATTCCGATGAACATGTCGACTGGTGGTATCGTCGAACCGGGACAGTTACCGCCGCACTGGCAACGTGCTTTATCAGACCAGGTGAGCTACGACATGATGTCTGGGCGAATAAACCAATCAAGATTGCCCTGGCACGTGCCGACGCCCTCAATCGCCGATCAGGTGAGATAAAAGTAAACCGGACAATTTTGTCGTGCATCGGGGTCTGTCGTGTATAATCGGATGCCTGAGAATATGGGTTTCTTCGATGTGGCGTCTTCATTCACTGTCCGTTTTGCAAGTTAATTGTTGGTAAGCTCACCTGTTATTCCACTACCCCCGGTATTCACTGGTGTGTATCAGCTGACCGgctatatacattatatatgtGTAACATTTGCTGTAAATCCTTTCATTACATAATATGTATCTGATATTATCATTCGCCAATTGCGCGTTTTAAAAAAGTGAGTACCTATGTTGAACTGCAGCCAGTTTTATGGACTGGGTTTTTAACATTTGACCAATAACTGGTCAAtgctaaattagaaaaaaagtgTGGAAACATGTCCAATTGCAACGATGTGTATCttggtctataaaactggtgGTCCCTGGTGTTGTGAAACACTCACGCAAAATCATTCATCCATACAAGTAAAAGAATATCAGCCCCTCTGAATGTCCCTGTATGATGGAcgtactgtatacatgtacttttGTTGCATTTTGCCTGTCCACAGTTATATGgagtaaaatgtttttcgacgATAAAGAAGATTTGGACTTCAGTAAATCATTATTCATCAACGAGGGGGCAATTTTGCTGCTTGACACAGAttgaaatttaagaaaaatatttccccGTCTCTATAAAAGGGTCTCAAACTTCTCTTTGCTATGATTTAATTCTGTAAACCACAATTTATTTCTGGAGCTGATTAGAGAAAAGGTTATTCAACCTTATGTTGCACTATCATTGATGactattgatttgatttcagattttaCTGTCACAGCAACAATCAGGGCATACTTTTGCCGGGACAGTACGGTCTAATCCTCAACAGCCAGGCGCTGCTCATCCGCGTAGTCTGACGAATGATGGCCTAAACGCCGGCCAGGGCGCGCCGCGTGGAAAGACTCCGCCGCCATTGTCGCAAGCGCATTTACCGCTGCGAGTCGGCCAACTACACATGGGACCGTCGTTCGATCGGTTGAAACTCGCCGAAGAAGTCCGTTCGTGGCAACGAGTATCGCCCGTACAGTCCAGAGTATCACCAGTGCCTTCGAATTCAATGCATTTAATGGAACCGCAGGATTTATCAAATCGTTTGTCTCCGTTTCACCCCGAACTGCAGCGTATTTCTCCGTCGCGCCTCGCCGAGTTGCAAAACCGGACTTCGCCGTCGCGATCGTCGGACATGTTGTTGCAGCGGATATCGCCGTTGCACATCGGCGACATCGCCAAGCTGTCGATTCCGATCGCGATGAGCGCTCATTCCAGCCGGTTGAGCCCGGTGTCGACGGCACAGGTGCTCGCGCGTTTACAGAGTTCGTTCCAGGACAGCGGCAGTAACACGCCGCAAGAACGACATTCGGTGTCGCCGGCGAAGATAATCACGCCGCCTCGCCGGCCGAGTCCGTACCAGAGCGCCGAGATTCCGCAGCCGGTGCACCACGTTCCTCCCGTCAGTCACGCGTTCGGACAAAATCTGCCGCGTTTGATGGGGCTGTTATCGAATTCGGAGTTGATCAACACGAACGATCATGTTTCGGCGTTTAGCCAAGCGCGACCGCATGCGCACCACACTGCCTCCCCGTCGGCCGTGCGGCTCGCTCGACCGGTTCCGATCGATACGTCGACCCCGATACTGCCGCCGGACAGAATCCCTCCAGTGCTGCCGTTGATTAACAACGGCGGTCATCAGTTACCTCTTCGGACTAGTGAACCAGTAGCTTTATACCCCGAGCCGCCGAAACTGGAGGCGCAGTCGTCGTCACCTGTCGGCAACAAGGACGGAAGTGAAAATAAGAGAAAAGATGTTGAAGTCCCGAAAAAGCCTGAATTAGTCGATATGGTAGGTTTTAAGAAACGAATTAttcatcaaatcattgtacCCGATATAGTTGAACTCATTAGCCATGTATTGGAGAAAAATACAGATATGCAGACTTAGAACTAGGAGCCCAGACGGTGAAATCTGTAAAAACCATTTTAGTAGTTTTACTGGTTCTATATATTAGTGAAATAGCCTTCAACAGTAAGTTAGCATCCCACAGTCCGGTAGCGTGATGCCATTTAGTTCCTATTGAACTCTAGTACATCTTGAAATGATCTTTGATCCTCAATGGATTTTACTTAGTGAGAATCATTTAGATCATGAGGAGACTCATGTGGACGATCACTACGCATTAGCTCACCTTGCGGATATCATATACAAGTCTGCCACAGAGTATTCAAGCATTCTATATCATGTGTTCCTTTTGGTTTCCAGCCCAAGCCGTTCAATAGACGGCCAAATACATTGAGTAACTTTCCATCTACATCACACCGACCTACTTACCGCTCACATTCCATAGCTATGCATCGAGCCAAGTAAGTATGAAGTATATTCGGAAAAATCTCGGCAAAAGCCGTAGGAGTAAAATCCAGATCATACTAGGGATCATTCGAATACATGGGGTCGATATCTAGATTTTAATTACCGGTATGATTGAGTATGTTGTGGAAACTTTCAGTTTTTGATCCGTAGTTATTAACCTAGTACATGTACTCAGAACTAATAATCGAATGCATTCTCCGATGTTCAATCGTAAACATTTTACTAGTATCTGATCCCGAAGATTAGTATTTTACTAGTAGTCATGTCTACATGGATTAAGTGTGcatattgtattttcagggCTGGTTGTATCACCAGTTCAGCGAAGTCATTGGACTTGCTTCGTCAGAATCTTCAAAAAAGCGTCAACAAAGAAATCGACGAGGTTATTCAGAAATACGTCGAGGTGAGCCTCTTCGAAACCGTCCTTCGATTACTTACCGCCTCTTAAGACACGAATTTTAACGTTTTATCTACCCTGAATTTTTTCGCAGAAATATTTCAAGAGTGGAATGGATAACATTCGAATGAATAATGGCGAGAACAGCGTGACAGACGAACATCTTCAGGCTGTGTGTCGACAAATTATGGAAGAGGTATGATTTTGCGATTgaattattatctatttttctgATAGAATTACAACAAATTGTAATATAGTGAATACTTTAATGAAGCAGTAATAATATATCAACATAAAATGATGTAATGATTTGCCAGGGAAAGCTGGATAAGGTTAAATCTTGTGATGCAACTCACCCGTCGGATTCATTCTTACTCTCACACACAATCACCAACTTACACCATATATAATGTGAAGAAGTAAAAAGGGTTTCcatgcaaaaaaaaaacaaatcagattttgaagGAAATGTATATAGAAAGATCGAGTAGACTGCTCTTAATGTagatcatttgggaccaatGAAATTGATCAGGAATATCCCTATGTTATTTGAGGGTAATTCAGTAGTGGCCAGGTTCTTAGTGGGTATCCAATCAGTAGGAGCTAACTGTTATAGAAATAGTTAATAACCATTCgagtaaatttcaaattgtttgcAATGTACTTTTTGAGATCTCTTCAAGACAAGTCTTAGCCGTGTGAGAGTAAAATTTAGTCTTAATTCTACGTCGGGACTGTATCTACTTTCACGAAAAAATGACAAGTTTTTCAAAGGTAACTAATCAGTTATAGGTAACGGATAGTCTATGAAACTATGTTTGGCCCAGATGCAGCTAGCTCCATGATATGAATGTTTGGGAGTTAAGAGATCACTTGTGtaatttgttgttgttgttgttgttggtgGGACCTTGTAagattgattattttctctGCTACTATTCAGGCGAAAAAGATGTATTCCGATACTCGCAGCAGTACACCAGCTGGTGACATTTCTGACAACATATCTGAAGCCGGAAGCCATGTCGAACCGCCGGTTAAAAAGCGACAGCCACGAGTAAGCATCGAGCCAGTCGGTGCACTAAAACATAACAactattcaaatttttttaatctATGATAGATTAGTCCTTTGTTCGAGGAGGGGAAATAAAACacttgaaatagaaaatagagCACTATCTTATGATTCCTATGTAGTTATCGATCTTTGATCTTAATATCCCAGTAAATACCGGCGGTatcattgattttgataaacaaCGGAACCTGCAAAATGCAATAATCTGCAcagtgaaatatgaaaaataagcCTTCAAATCTCGATTCAAACTATGATGTTTTGGCTTAAATAGAGAACACTGTTGTGCAGGTGGGAAGATGATTATACTATAGTTTAAGAATTCGTAAAATTCATGCATATTCCATTACTGATTTAACTATCTATTCAATATTGTTTTAGTAAAATGCAGATTGGGTTTCTCGCTAATAGTTAAATGGAttcttttttatatttcaatgatattcatcttcaGAACAGCTGTTAGAAATCAATATAGTCCTTCATATTTTTAAATACGTGTGTTTATATCGTTGTTATCTACTGCAGACGTTAGCTGGCAGACGCCGCAAGCATTCCGATTCCGACTCTGAAGCCAGTCAACCAGTAGTCTcaacgaaaaagaaaaagggcCGATTTGCTCACCTACACGGCGGTTCGGGGTAAGTGTCATTGATTGAGGGATTGTCCCTTTAATTCGTAAATCAGTATGGTTGACAAGtgacagatggcagcacctgctTGGTCAGCGTCTGAAGATAATTTATGTCTCCAGGGCATCAATTAATCTAATTTATGACTTTCGTAGTAGAGTGAAGAAGATAAGGTTCGTTCACCTGAGCTCTTAAATCAAACTTGACACAAGACAGAGCAGGACACCAACAACTAATTGTGtcttaaagttaatttttcaTTCCTTTAAGTGAACaggaaaaataacttttaaaaaGTTTGTGGGCGCCTTGAAAAAATCATATATTTGTGACGTAGTGCATCTCTCAAAAAATGGTTATTAGaatctatcaaaaataaaagtaGAGTTGTGGaatgtatttgattataaaataaacaccaaaattctcaattgtaattgttattttaaaacgccaatattgataacatagtgcacatcgactcacacagaaccccttgAATAACGCATAGGCctactaggtatcaatgtatataaacattattgtaactgTTTTTACGG is a window of Tubulanus polymorphus chromosome 2, tnTubPoly1.2, whole genome shotgun sequence DNA encoding:
- the LOC141899034 gene encoding uncharacterized protein LOC141899034, which produces MAADRRLDHPYAAGKNIDSSRPLIIQHTQQGRAPSPPQNYSSATQRIPMNMSTGGIVEPGQLPPHWQRALSDQILLSQQQSGHTFAGTVRSNPQQPGAAHPRSLTNDGLNAGQGAPRGKTPPPLSQAHLPLRVGQLHMGPSFDRLKLAEEVRSWQRVSPVQSRVSPVPSNSMHLMEPQDLSNRLSPFHPELQRISPSRLAELQNRTSPSRSSDMLLQRISPLHIGDIAKLSIPIAMSAHSSRLSPVSTAQVLARLQSSFQDSGSNTPQERHSVSPAKIITPPRRPSPYQSAEIPQPVHHVPPVSHAFGQNLPRLMGLLSNSELINTNDHVSAFSQARPHAHHTASPSAVRLARPVPIDTSTPILPPDRIPPVLPLINNGGHQLPLRTSEPVALYPEPPKLEAQSSSPVGNKDGSENKRKDVEVPKKPELVDMPKPFNRRPNTLSNFPSTSHRPTYRSHSIAMHRAKAGCITSSAKSLDLLRQNLQKSVNKEIDEVIQKYVEKYFKSGMDNIRMNNGENSVTDEHLQAVCRQIMEEAKKMYSDTRSSTPAGDISDNISEAGSHVEPPVKKRQPRTLAGRRRKHSDSDSEASQPVVSTKKKKGRFAHLHGGSGRLTPCKSVKPEQIKREGPKWDPERLNEDCRFVMGAKANKALGLGNTRGRLYIKHPNVFKYSGDQDDKQWLYEHGHMPAVGGKAYMLLTEDIKDLAETAEYKDSPGLLLHHLEGFTVPEWMLHKMRNQMNGMRTDLKSGSKAGGGTSSTAVSRSVTPVDKDASSIISLDQADSLSDLVDGDDLDKTLPFTGSSLKSKLSEEASPLNKDLDLLTDPDTDTSLAAITQTFDYSRRRVLCVAFGA